In Caldivirga sp., the genomic window CAACAACCATCAACACAGCCTCAACACCATAAATCCTCTTCCTACCCCAATAATCCGCAAGCCACCCAAAAAGCACTTGACCAATAATAGCAGTTAATATTGCTGATGAAGCTACAACACCCTCAGCTGGAATACCCAGTATGGGTGTTTGTAGGTTAAAACCATTAATTTGCGTGCTTCTGAATATGTCAAGTACCGCACCAATTATGAACAAATCATATGCATCAGTAAAGAAACCCATGCTTGCTGTGAAAAGTATCTTAAAGTGCCGTGAAGTAATATTAATGTTATTGATCCCATTGAATGGATTCCTACTGGCAGCGTACTCAACATGCTTCATTGTTCTCATTCCTATGAATGAAGGGAACCATTATAAACTTTATCTGCGTAAAATGGGTACTCAATATAGTTGTAAGCGAAACCCGTTAACCTACAGAGAGCCGGTAGTGTTAGGGGAATCAATGGAATCATCAGTGGAGGAACACTAAGACTTAAATACCTTAATTAATTAAGGTTAGGTATGTCT contains:
- a CDS encoding MFS transporter, translated to MRTMKHVEYAASRNPFNGINNINITSRHFKILFTASMGFFTDAYDLFIIGAVLDIFRSTQINGFNLQTPILGIPAEGVVASSAILTAIIGQVLFGWLADYWGRKRIYGVEAVLMVV